The DNA sequence CTTTGTTACAGTGACTTAACTTCAACCAAAGCTAACTTGCATCTAAATCAGAGCCAAAGCAACCAATCTAAATATCAGCTGCTTCGGAATCCCACTAATATTAGTGGCAAAATCATGAGGCTAGATTATAAAAAAGGGTGTCACATATTAGCAAATACTAGTATTTGGCACCTCTACATTCATGTACCGTACTTTATATTATGTTCTAAAATACATCATACAACAAATTCACCACTGAAAGTTCCTATTACACCCATCAAAATTACACATctagaaataaaaaaacttcTTCACCATAGCTGCATCCCTTCTTTGATATGACAAACTCTTTCAAGGCAAATGACAAAGTGATCACAGTACACCTGAAGTTCAAGAACAGAAGAATTAAATTTACAAGAAATTTCTAATACTGGATAAGTTTTCTGATGATTAATAGGGACTTGAAGGTGAGAAGTGACCCAAAAGTACCTTATGTTTTTCAGAGACCTCTATTAATTTCTATGTGCTGGTTTGAAATTGAGGCAAAAATCAACCACCCCTAATAAACAAGTGCCAAGTGTACATATATAATGAAACAGAGAGATGTCTTCTTTCAAATGATTGATaaggcagaaaagaaaaaagaaggaagaaataggaaaaattaaatttaaagcAAAGACATATAATTTAAAGCAAGTGTACATAATAATTTGAcacctgtcttttttttttttttttttttttgcctcttCCCCTTTCTGTTCTCCCCCCTCTGTTCTCCTTCTTCGACATATCAGCGGGACCTTGGGCTTTTCGGCGAtggcggagatgagatcgaagcagAGGAGCGGCTCCGGTGGCTTCTGGGCTgcggagaaggagaagagaaaggGACGCCGAACTGAGAGAGCGACGGCGGAGATCGAAGCAGAGTCGATGGGCAGCCATGGGAGTGGAGAAGAGGAAGGAgaacagaggaggaagaactgaagaaggagaagagaaaggGACGCTGAACTGAGAGAGCGACGATGGAGATGAGATAGAAGCAGAGTCGATGGGCAGCCATGGGAATGGAGAAGAGGAAGGagaacagaggaagaagaactgaaggaggagaagagaggCCAAAAAAAATACACAGGTGTCAGATTATTAGTGGTTATGGTCAGCCaagttttttccttttttttttcttctctaggAACTGTTTGCCATAAACCATTGGCATCCCCGGTGCTGTAACTAATTCAGCAGCTCAACTTTCAAAAGCCATAGGTAAAGCCTGCACTTTCTCTATTACCTTTTTTTTCTAATAGAGATCTTGTTTCAAATTTCCATCAATAGGTCTGAGAAAGAAGAAGTAGGGCATTGTAGTCATTTGAGAAAAACCCCAATCCCACTATAAATCGCTGAATCACCAACCTCACTTCTTTGCATTACCCACCTAGCCAAAAGCCTTAAACGCATTACAGAAAAAATGATGCCTACAACTACAAGCAGCAGCACCAGAATTGTCCATCCATGGAAGTCTCCATTACCTTACCTCTTTGGCAGCTTAGCCGTAATACTGCTACTCATTTTTGTTGCATTGATCATCCTCGTCTGCTCGTACCGCGAGGGCTCTTCTGGATCATCAAGTGATCGAGATGAAGAGAAGCCGAAAAAGCCCAACACGAACAGTACAGTGTGCGAAGACGAGCCTAAGATTGTTGTCATAATAATGGCCGGAGAAGACCAGCCCACGCACTTGGCTACACCGGTCACCTCTGTCTGCTCTTGCTCTTGCGAGAAAGTCTGAGTTTTGCTCTTAATTGTTAGATAGCTAGGAATTAGTACCTATAATCACTAATAAAATGTATTAATTAACTGGTCTTCCTTTCCATCTTTTTTTCCAATCCTTTTTTCTGTTGTTGTAATTTTGCATTAGCATCAGCGGGAATATGTATATTTGAGCTAGAAGTGAAAGCTGAATTACTCTCAGCAATCATAGTTTTGCCTAAATTTAACctgtttttcttcttgaaaCCATTTTTTGTCGTCCAGTGAGTTATACATATTACTTCATCAACTTGAAtatttctcaaaaaataaaaattaagagCAATTAGATGTGAAAGGAGGGGTGCAGGTTATAAGGATCCTCAACTGAGTTCTACAGGCGATTACCAATACTACAAGTCACTTTTGCTGTCATCTCACAAAAAGTTGTTTTCTATTGCTGTTTCTATCATTCTATGTGCTTAATTCAGATAGTGTGCAGACGCGGCGGCTTGGAAATGCAAATACCCTAAATGAAAAGGATAGTAGAGAGGCTTTACAAAAGGGTTGTCCTGCACAGTGTGTAATGGAGGACATTTGTGAGGCTTATTTTCAAACACTTGTGGAAAGTGCTCCATCATCATAAGCATATATTCCGGTGATGATATTCTAATTTCCTACTCAAAATAAGTGTCCAGTTCATAAAAGACTGGCAAGGATAACCCCGAGTTGGGTCATATCCATTTCCATGATGATATTGACATGGCAGTGCACTAGTACATATTAATTCGAAACTTTTTATTGGCACCATTTTTATTATAATTAAGTATAATCTAGGAACACTCATTGGAATCGCATGAACTCTTTAATCTAACTTGCATGACACCATCTCACGTATATGTCTCAATAGTTGTATTCTTTTTTATGTAAAACAAATGTGTTAAGACATTGGAAGAAACTAAACATATTAGACTAAAATAAACAAGAAATGGATCTAACATATAGGCTATAGCTACCTTCATAACAGATAAGGTTGGATCTAACATATAGGCTATAACTACCTTCATAACATATAAGATTGTCACTTAATAGCAGGATTTGAAACCTGTACAAACGAGGAGCTGTTGGTAAAATTTTGGTCAATTGTGAATAACTCCATCTTTAAGACACGTACGATTAATAAATACCTAGAAATCATGACAATCGATCAACTGGTAAATAGTCTGGTTCCTTTGTTCACTTCAAGTGTTTACTATCCAAGTGTAGGGCTTACATGTTATCCCTTCACTTTTGTTGTAAGttataataccaaaaaaaaaaaaaaaacaattgtgGTGATATTCCACTGGGAGTTAAATGCATGGGTTAGCCTTACTTCTTTATATGAGAAAAATGActtaattataaataaaatcCGGAAAGATTAATATATGTCTGAGGTTGAATTAGGATATTGTCAACGTACTAGGACATAAATAAAGCACCAGGTTAAACGATTGTTTAGTCTTAAGGTTAAGTTtataaacatgaataataatcGACTCTCggaaaaagataaaaagaatgAGACGTACAACTATGCTTCAACCACTATTCCACCTCTTTAACCTAAGGCGTGGGTGTTTTTATATCCATTGAGCAAAGGTGGACTATAGGGGGTGCTGGGTGCTGGTTGATAGAAAAATGGGGTCCTGAAAGGAATCGTAGAGGCTCGTTGCCGATCCAAGTACTGGTATATGGGCATGTCGATCAGTTTCCTTTCCGAAGCTGCTGTTTCAACTTGATTAGCCTCCCACATTTACACATTCATTGGCTAAACGAGAAAAAGTTAATTTTTCGTTGCTGGTTTTATACATGTACAATTCATATATAGTGGACATGATgtagtcggattgataactaggtttaccagcaataaacctaacaaaagggttctggagtccatcagagataaaagagaaaagtctctattttattgattaaaagttgaaagataggttctgtagccgcttgcggctgcttaaataagagaaaagtaatcctagggcgactaacaatgaaaccctaaagcccatgggtaaaaacgaaaacaacccgaAAATAACTAGGAAACCAAAActctgaaaaatagaaaaatgcagttttgaggccctaaacgaccccgaaagccagAAAAAGGCCACAGCTCATAATAAATGATTcttgtttctggcgcgattccctttccggaaaggtaaggcaCGTCTCAATCGGACACCGAGCTGTTTTGTGTCTACTAGttacttttcgttttcctcttTTAGCACGATCCAACTGTTCTTCAAATTGGGCTGCCATTCATTCTGCATCAGGACAGATCGAAGCGACTGCTTGGAAACGCAAAGAGACTAGTTGTAATGGGAGACATCTGTGTGGCTTATTTCCAAACACTTTACTTACACTACCCTATACAAAGttctcttcatcatcatcatgtaTGGATATATTCTGAAGTCTAAAGGATATTCCAGGCAAAAAGACTCGATCTGGCAAGGACAACCCTCGAGTCATATCGATCATCTTTGCATACTGATAATCAACTATTCGATCATCTTTGCTTCGATCACCTTCCAGTTATATTATCAACTATTCCATCTGCACATGATTGAAGCTAAATATAATGGTTGGTTGCATCGGGTCACATACGCACATCCAACTTCACATTAAGTGCATAGAGACTTGGATGAATTACACTTGACTGTATGAATAATATTTATTGCGAAACTAATGTTTTTATCTTGATATGTCTAATGATGTTTATATTCCTAATTAATATAAGAAAGTTTAAAGATTTTAGTAGCCCGGAGGTAAACCTGATCTGACCTGATTATGACACAATTATAAAGGAATTATGAGGTTAGTGTTGAGTCTTAATTTTAAGTAATTTCTCAAGACGATGAGACTAACAGTAATAGATGAAGGATCTGTGATACAATTTTCCTGAATCAATTTACTTGGATATAATCGTGGATTGATGAGCAACAATGGCCTATTAGCTCAGCTGGTTAGAGCGTCGTGCTAATAACGCGAAGGTCGCAGGTTCGAGACCTGCATGGGCCAAATTTTATTTCTCAATTGATtcctattttatttttgaattgaaATTACTGAAGATGCAGGTGCATGGCCAAAACATCTGATAAATTCAGAACAATTTAACTCCTACATAATTGATCAAAAGAGGAATTGTGATGCTACGTACTAATTTCAATGTTTGATATAGCTCGCTTCAAGGTAGGCATGAGGCGTGAAACATGTAAGGTTGAGACCCCGATTTCATGGAAAATTTAAGAGATAATGacaatttacacaattttggaccaaaaattgtccacttattCCACTAAGTTTTGTACtcacatttacccaatctaacatctattgacaatattgccctcattttaattaataaattacactcatctctctctctctctctctctctcagccttTCTCTGTCACTAGACTCGGCCGCGCTCGACTACTCTAGCGACCCAGACCGCGACGGCCTCCCTCTCACTGTCACTGACGCTCGACCCAGGTCTCCAGCGAACCAGGCCTCCGGCGAATCAGACCGTGacggcttctctctctctctctctctctctctctgacgctCAACCCAAGCCTCCGGCGAATCAGACTGCTATGGCCTCCAAGTCCGATTACGGCCTTCTGAACTATCTCCTTGGATTAGACGACTTCTTCTCCCCAGGATTTAGGGTTTCCCATTGGTGATCCAAATCAGAATTGGCCTCGATGGCTCGGTCCAGAACCTAATTGACCTCGACAACTCGCTAGTCCCAGTCTAGATTGGAAAACATGCAGAACTGGAGAGAGAGATTTCCGGATCCTGATTTTGATTCTGGTCTGCgttttggattttcgatttgaatttgattgtgaTGGAATGAATGTATAAGATGGTGAAATCTGGTGAATTCAAGCCTAGAAGAAGGCAGGTTTGCAACCGTCTAAGTCGAAGAtgggaagagaagaagatgtgggtgcccagagggttctctgggtgcccaaatctaatttttttttttggtaaaatttgggCAGAATGctgagaaggaaagaaaaaagaaaacagaaaacaaatgtaggggcaataatacgattattggagggtaataatacgattattgagggcaataatacgattattgggggtcaataataCGATTAccggggggcaataatatgattactgggtattattaggggcaataaaataagacgccggattccggtcacttgAGTCCACGGCCGACCACCCGTCACGGGAGTCCGGCGAGgcctccgatgacttctctctctaagtgacaaagaaggagagggcaaaattgtcctaaaaataaataaaaagcaataaaaaaaaacttaattgagtatgagggcaaaatatatataagagatATTGATATTCTGATATTGTGTAAGTGAGCAGTCTCTTAGAATGTTTAGGTAAGtgaggttaattaaccccaaaattgtgtaaatggtcattatcccaaaaattaaatttatctCTGATTCataaatttcttcatttcaagtaagtaatgATTTCTTTCCCTGCTATTTATACTTGGattgaaaaaaaatctctatttatatctaaattttatttttcaattgatTCCcagtttattttgaaattttacttTTGAATTGAAATTATTGAGGGTGCATGGCCAAAACACACATCAAAAGTATTTTAGTGTTTGAAATAGCTAGTCTCAAGGCATGCATGAGGCGTAAAGCATGTAAGGCTAAAACGTATTGAGAGGCACCGATCAGAATTGATTATATTCCTATTTCAATTTCATAGAAAAATTAAGTTTAtctttgattcatgattttctCCATTTCAAGAATCTCCTTATGATCAAATGCAAGATGAATGGAGAAAAACACTCAGACGCCCAAGTCAATATTAATTCAGCAAGAGTATCAAAATGAAATTggataaatacttgttactgtTTGTTACCCAAGATTTCTCCCCTGATTCATTCATAAGTTTGAGAATTTATAGTCCTTGCTTTTGTGACACTTCATGGTTCTTGGATCTTACTTCACGTTGTAGTGGAAGGGTGGTGTTTGCACGTTCTCCACCACACCATCATGTTTTATTGTCTCTCACTTTATCTAGTTAGTTTTCTCTAAAATTTCGATATCGGGCTTGATTTAATGGGTGGGAGCCCAACATCGAAATTTTATACCCCCCACACAATGCAAGTGGTTACTCTTCCTCAAGCCTCTTGAGGGTTGAGACGACTACAAGTACAAGTGGGATTCATCTGCGATCCTTACTACTACGTACtacaaggaagaaaaagaagaggacaAGCTTAAACTCAGTATCAATGGTGACCATACGTGCAAGGTTGTGAGAATTCTAGATACTTACACTACACCTGCTCCCCGATTCAAGATCTCTTTTGACACTGGTGAATGGAGAGAGTTTGTTGTAGCACCTCCCCAAAACTTTAATAATTTTCCCCAGACCGATATTACTTTTGCTCACAATGAAATGCTGTATTGGACGAGCAATTATGAGTATGATAGATATCTTATCGAATTGGGTCCCTTCatgaccaacaacaacaaccttCGATTTCGTGTAATCAAATTACCGGATCAACCGCATCTACTTGATTTGTTGGGTGTGTACGGAGGATGTCTGCGGATGTATGACTATGACACGAGTGAACGCAAGCGGCTATATGTTTGGCAATTGAATACAGAAGACATAGATGGGATCATGGGATTGTGAGCGATAGAGGAGTTGGAAAATTGGGTAATGGACACTTGAGACGTTATTCACTGCCTGGAAAAATTCTTACCGATGATGTTGGGCAAATAGACCTGCTAACTTTCGACTCAAATGATCATGATATCATTTATCTACTTACACAAGATGAAATCTTCCGTTGCAACATTTGTACAAAAGAGTGGTCAGAACTCCCCGGAGGCTGCGATAGAAATAAAATTTACACGTCTCCATTTTTGCTCCCATTGTGGCCTACACCGGTTCCGAGACTGCCACAGCAATCCAATGCCCACCAGCCAccgccactgccaccatcaCCGCCATATGTAAATTGGTGGAAGAGGAACTATAGCTAGCAAGTGTGACTTTACATTTATTTGAATACGCATATTATTAGTCTAGTTTGTGCTGGCATGTAGTCTACAGACAAGACAGAATTTATGTAGAAACGATCAAACACCTATGCAAGCCTATTTCATATTTTAaagtaagaagaagaaaaaatgatgGGTTTAACATTCATCTCTGTATTCTGTACTAGAAGCCGGATTTTCATTCAAGATACAATGACAAAGTAAAAGGAAGAATATATACCAGTAGACCGACCGCATTTTATACTTATTTTTTCCTCCTTAAATGGAAGCTTCGTACCCTTTTGCACGAGATTTTGAGTCCCCAAAATCTACCTTTTCATCAATAATacaatttaaaatttttagaCAATTGTCTTCTACTAGTTTAATCGTAGTATTAATAGTCATAGCAGTACATAGGGGCATACAGTTCATTCTAGCATTCATAGGCAGGcctttattctctctctcctctcttctc is a window from the Rosa chinensis cultivar Old Blush chromosome 2, RchiOBHm-V2, whole genome shotgun sequence genome containing:
- the LOC112185122 gene encoding protein GLUTAMINE DUMPER 2, which produces MMPTTTSSSTRIVHPWKSPLPYLFGSLAVILLLIFVALIILVCSYREGSSGSSSDRDEEKPKKPNTNSTVCEDEPKIVVIIMAGEDQPTHLATPVTSVCSCSCEKV